The genomic region TCCTAATGTTCTTCTACCttcaataatattatatattagatgtgccaggtcttgtctccgccgtgtatgtcaatataggtctaattgctgctttataaattcttgcttttgtgtcttgtcttggGTGTTTGTTCAAAAGTGTAAGGTTACATTGGATGCGTAAACGTGGGATTTTTACACGTGCGCTCACGTACGACAACGTGTCGTCAGATAATATGTTTACATTGGGAACGTTTTGTGCGGTAGTCTGATCAAAAATGGACGAAGAAGCAGATGATGTTTATTTAATGgaaaacagttgtttaaaatatATGCTTCTGAAAAAGAAAAAGCAATATTGGGTTAATGATTTATATATAAGAAGAGATGAAGAAGGTGAATATGTTACCCTTTTCGAACCATTAAAGAAGTAACCGACAAAGTTTTTTGAATACTTTAGAATGTCGCCATTAACATTTGAATATTTTACTCGAAAAGCTCCATAGCAGACTGGAAAAATACTCGAATTTTCGTAAATGTATCGAACCTGAACAAAAATTAATGGTACCCTTAGGTAAGTATACATACGTAGTAATATTCTttaactatttatttatatatttttaataataacatAGTATTATGTAAAACTATGAAAATATCGAGCTGAATTTCCCTCCTGTTCGCTGTTGGATGAAGCATTCAATATTTCGGGGTACTCTGTACTATAAGAGTTTATTGGTTGTGAAACAGATGCTCCAGTAGATCCTGAAGTAGCAGTAGTACATGATGAAATCTGCGGAGTAGGAACGGTAGCTTGCTGTGGATTTGAGACTTGACCAAAACCAGACTGCATATAAATTTGTTCGTTTAAAAACAGTTGCTGAATATTCACACGCATTTGCATATTTCTCACAGGTGTAAGTTGTTTCAACTGTGGTAAGAGGCTCATTACAAAATGGTAATCACTATCACCAGCAAGTGACGACCGTGCCGAATATGTCTCCAGCTTTTTTTTCTCAATATGCAAAAGTTGTTCGTAAATATTATCGGTTTTTTGTTTCTTAGTTGGTAATAACCGATTTCTGTGCTCGTTTACTATCTTTTGT from Diabrotica virgifera virgifera chromosome 3, PGI_DIABVI_V3a harbors:
- the LOC126882559 gene encoding uncharacterized protein LOC126882559; its protein translation is MLFLKDTLAARPSSGNITIREKHEETNSEHNDDSNNSIHDDTQADKDEIAIEEIETVNEADNFRTPSRQKIVNEHRNRLLPTKKQKTDNIYEQLLHIEKKKLETYSARSSLAGDSDYHFVMSLLPQLKQLTPVRNMQMRVNIQQLFLNEQIYMQSGFGQVSNPQQATVPTPQISSCTTATSGSTGASVSQPINSYSTEYPEILNASSNSEQEGNSARYFHSFT